One Deltaproteobacteria bacterium DNA segment encodes these proteins:
- a CDS encoding hybrid sensor histidine kinase/response regulator, producing MSADNEKNEILLVDDEADIRDVLAIALEDLGYDVLAAVNGEEALRIFKTRSPSLVLTDIKMPHMDGIELLKRIKQENPECEVIMITGHGDMNLAIKSLKHEATDFITKPINVDALEISLKRAEDKIVVREKLKAYTRSLEALIREKTELQDNLSALGLMIGSISHGIKGLITGLDGGIYLVNAGIEKKDLSRIQEGWDIILTMIDRIRKLAEDILLQAKEREPEMRPVDLPSFAGEVAQIIAPKMEKHGIDFICDFEADAGAGILDARYITTALVNILENAVDACVKDIRNKNKRITFGLETDNRHVRFTIHDNGIGMDLETREKIFSLFYSSKGRKGTGLGLFIAHKIIGQHDGGIHVDSMPGQGAKFTVKLPRKPAR from the coding sequence ATGTCAGCCGATAATGAAAAAAACGAGATCTTGCTGGTCGACGATGAAGCCGACATCCGCGACGTTCTCGCCATCGCACTCGAGGATCTGGGGTATGACGTGCTTGCGGCGGTCAACGGTGAAGAGGCGCTGCGGATCTTCAAAACCCGTTCCCCCTCGCTGGTGCTGACGGACATCAAGATGCCTCACATGGACGGCATCGAACTCCTCAAGCGCATCAAACAGGAAAATCCGGAGTGCGAGGTGATTATGATCACCGGTCACGGTGACATGAACCTGGCCATCAAAAGCCTCAAGCACGAAGCCACCGATTTCATCACCAAACCCATCAATGTCGATGCCCTGGAAATATCCCTCAAGCGTGCCGAGGATAAAATCGTTGTCAGGGAAAAACTCAAAGCCTACACGCGCAGCCTCGAGGCCCTCATCAGGGAAAAAACAGAACTGCAGGACAATCTTTCCGCGCTGGGATTGATGATCGGCTCCATCTCGCACGGTATCAAGGGTCTCATCACCGGCCTTGACGGGGGCATCTACCTCGTCAATGCCGGCATCGAAAAAAAGGACCTGTCCCGCATCCAGGAAGGGTGGGACATCATCCTGACCATGATCGACCGGATCCGCAAACTGGCCGAGGACATTCTGCTGCAGGCCAAGGAGCGGGAACCGGAAATGAGGCCGGTGGACCTGCCGTCTTTTGCCGGCGAAGTTGCCCAAATCATCGCGCCCAAAATGGAAAAGCACGGGATCGATTTCATCTGTGACTTCGAGGCCGATGCCGGGGCCGGCATTCTCGACGCCAGATATATCACCACGGCCCTGGTCAACATCCTGGAAAACGCGGTCGATGCCTGTGTCAAAGACATCCGCAACAAAAACAAACGCATCACCTTCGGCCTCGAGACCGACAATCGGCATGTACGGTTCACCATTCACGACAACGGCATCGGCATGGACCTGGAAACCAGGGAAAAAATATTCTCCCTGTTCTATTCCTCCAAAGGGCGCAAGGGTACCGGCCTGGGACTTTTCATCGCCCACAAAATCATCGGGCAGCACGACGGCGGCATCCATGTGGATTCGATGCCGGGTCAGGGGGCGAAATTTACCGTCAAGCTCCCCAGGAAACCGGCCCGGTAA